From one Misgurnus anguillicaudatus chromosome 2, ASM2758022v2, whole genome shotgun sequence genomic stretch:
- the bpnt2 gene encoding inositol monophosphatase 3 gives MAPMGIRLSPLGITVFCLLGLGVIYHLYAGVLSSRLSLFKQKKTVDLRDLLALSIEAAVQGGREVKRIREDNALEEKSKGKTKEGASEKLTLGDLNSHRKMFHLIKNTYPQLQVNSEEHDNAEGEATIWARHIPKEILEKVPGEKEVLAERITVWIDPLDATQEYTENLRQYVTTMVCVAVDGNPVIGVIHKPFTGYTAWGFVGEGANIAPRASYNTNSPKVIVSRSHAGKVKSFIQSAFGNNTEIIPAGGAGYKVLALLDPTDEEYEKADIYIHVTFIKKWDICAGDAILRSVGGQMTTLKGEKIDYSSSEGNTGGLLASVKTDHKALVKRLPNWEGNK, from the exons ATGGCTCCGATGGGCATCCGGCTGTCGCCGCTCGGTATAACCGTGTTCTGTTTACTGGGGCTCGGTGTGATCTATCACCTGTACGCCGGGGTCCTGTCAAGCAGACTGTCATTATTCAAACAGAAAAAGACCGTGGATCTGAGGGATCTGCTCGCCCTCTCCATAGAGGCTGCAGTGCAGGGTGGACGGGAGGTGAAGAGGATCAGGGAGGACAACGCTTTGGAGGAGAAGTCAAAGGGGAAAACTAAAGAGGGAGCCAGCGAAAAGCTCACACTGGGTGATCTGAACTCTCATCGCAAGATGTTTCACCTGATCAAGAACACTTACCCCCAATTACAG GTAAATTCAGAGGAGCATGATAATGCTGAGGGCGAGGCCACCATATGGGCACGCCACATTCCTAAAGAGATTTTGGAGAAGGTCCCAGGGGAAAAGGAAGTGCTTGCAGAAAGGATCACTGTATGGATTGATCCACTGGATGCCACTCAAGAATACACAG AAAACCTTCGACAGTATGTCACCACCATGGTGTGTGTGGCTGTGGACGGGAATCCTGTTATAGGCGTGATCCACAAACCCTTCACTGGGTACACAGCGTG GGGTTTTGTTGGCGAGGGAGCCAATATTGCACCTCGTGCGTCCTATAACACAAACTCTCCTAAGGTGATTGTGTCACGCTCACATGCTGGAAAAGTAAAGAGTTTTATTCAATCGGCATTTGGAAACAATACTGAAATTATACCAGCAGGGGGCGCAG GATATAAAGTACTGGCTCTTCTAGACCCTACTGATGAGGAATATGAGAAGGCTGATATTTATATACATGTGACGTTTATCAAAAAGTGGGATATCTGTGCCGGCGATGCCATCTTGAGGTCTGTGGGAGGACAAATGACAACTTTGAAAGGAGAGAAGATTGATTACTCCAGCTCAGAGGGGAACACAGGTGGCCTGCTGGCCAGTGTCAAAACCGACCACAAAGCATTGGTGAAGAGACTTCCAAACTGGGAAGGAAACAAATAA